In Cicer arietinum cultivar CDC Frontier isolate Library 1 unplaced genomic scaffold, Cicar.CDCFrontier_v2.0 Ca_scaffold_5232_v2.0, whole genome shotgun sequence, the following proteins share a genomic window:
- the LOC101492761 gene encoding THO complex subunit 4C-like gives LAQLVGAPNPNSGRLTSPGNGGRTIGAVRRGPLMVNTRPSSSAIAKSNRRTKPFLMHNDLFEDSLRAAGIQGVEADTKLYVSNLDRGVTNEDIRELFSKLGDLKHYAVQFDIEQSSHNAIDKLNGSGQSNGYGSFQFNNVYVKKPI, from the coding sequence CTTTAGCTCAGTTGGTTGGAGCGCCAAACCCTAATAGTGGAAGATTGACTAGTCCTGGTAACGGTGGAAGAACAATTGGTGCTGTTCGCAGAGGTCCACTTATGGTCAACACTCGCCCATCATCTTCTGCTATTGCCAAGTCTAATCGCAGAACCAAGCCTTTCCTGATGCATAATGATTTGTTTGAGGATAGCCTTAGAGCTGCAGGAATTCAAGGAGTAGAAGCCGACACAAAGTTGTATGTTTCAAACTTGGATCGTGGAGTAACCAATGAAGATATAAGGGAACTTTTCTCTAAGCTTGGAGACTTGAAGCACTATGCTGTTCAATTTGACATTGAGCAATCTTCTCATAATGCAATTGATAAGTTAAATGGTTCTGGTCAGTCTAATGGTTATGGttcttttcaatttaataatgtT